The Methanosphaera stadtmanae DSM 3091 genome includes a window with the following:
- a CDS encoding TIGR00267 family protein encodes MKVTLKQIIKDYIAMSRYVALGSLDGILTVLSISLTAAILGMNSGGAVNPVTVGITGLSGGIAIALSNGFGSYIGEEAEEAKIIRDLESRMMLDERSLDDTIIHEEAKYRVYMSMLTHGSASFMGSFIPSIPFFLIGDIYSAVIVTLIVCFTMLTVLGCYLGKISKESMVKSAIKIISVGVLIVIISYLIGGSHG; translated from the coding sequence ATGAAAGTAACATTAAAACAAATTATTAAAGATTATATTGCAATGAGTAGGTATGTTGCATTAGGATCACTTGATGGGATATTAACAGTGCTGAGTATATCTCTAACAGCAGCAATACTCGGTATGAACTCTGGAGGTGCAGTAAATCCTGTTACTGTAGGTATAACAGGTCTTAGTGGTGGGATTGCTATAGCTCTATCCAATGGTTTTGGTTCATATATTGGTGAGGAAGCTGAAGAAGCTAAAATTATTAGAGATCTTGAATCTAGGATGATGTTAGATGAACGTTCATTAGATGATACTATTATTCATGAAGAAGCTAAATATCGTGTATATATGAGTATGTTAACACATGGTAGTGCAAGTTTCATGGGTTCATTTATACCTTCAATACCATTTTTCTTAATTGGTGATATTTATTCGGCAGTTATAGTAACATTAATTGTATGTTTTACTATGTTAACAGTACTTGGATGTTATCTTGGAAAAATATCCAAGGAAAGTATGGTTAAATCTGCTATTAAAATTATTTCAGTTGGAGTTCTTATAGTAATTATAAGTTATCTAATAGGTGGAAGTCATGGATAA
- a CDS encoding Mur ligase family protein — translation MGNILYNIKKDIGLITGKLVLKALNMTNKSGTALPGNIALKIHKEILKDIRKSADTIILITGTNGKTTSNNLTNHILRDENIVLSNLMGANMIQGIVSSYIKDTKDHYDYGVFEVDEGSMPRVIKDLKPDYILVTNFFRDQLDRYGEIEEIVDEVRKSIKQVPTATLILNADDPYVNTYTKLENEVVKYSVKSDDLEGNNLCLKNCPLCGSKLDYKTYNYGNLGEYECAKCLFSNGKRDYIVQKHIKKENKQEITLKTYDNIINITFPYIGTYNTYNVCGVYALCDTLNIKPQIIEKQMANFHFSLGRMEDMTYNNKTIKIVLTKNPIGLSESIKLISNDNQKKSILQILNDNPADGQDTSWIWDGDMTIKNQDTILNYYCSGIRAEEMALRVKYTEVSEDKIIINDDFKNAIDTAIEDDVDILYVLPTYTAIFKTRDYIEKITKGD, via the coding sequence ATGGGTAATATTTTATACAATATTAAGAAAGACATTGGACTGATTACTGGTAAATTAGTACTAAAAGCACTGAATATGACCAATAAATCTGGAACAGCCTTACCTGGAAATATTGCTCTAAAAATTCATAAAGAGATACTAAAAGATATAAGAAAATCTGCTGATACAATAATACTTATCACAGGGACTAATGGAAAAACCACAAGTAACAATTTAACTAATCATATTTTAAGAGATGAAAATATAGTATTATCTAATCTTATGGGTGCAAATATGATTCAAGGTATTGTTAGTTCATATATTAAAGATACAAAAGATCATTATGATTATGGAGTATTTGAAGTAGATGAAGGATCAATGCCTAGAGTAATTAAAGATTTAAAACCAGATTATATTCTAGTAACAAACTTTTTCAGAGACCAGCTAGATAGATATGGAGAAATAGAAGAAATAGTGGATGAAGTAAGAAAGAGTATAAAACAAGTACCTACTGCTACTTTAATACTTAATGCAGATGATCCATATGTTAATACCTACACAAAACTTGAAAATGAAGTTGTAAAATATTCAGTTAAATCAGATGATTTGGAGGGTAATAATTTATGTCTAAAAAACTGTCCATTATGTGGTTCTAAACTAGACTATAAAACATATAACTATGGAAATCTAGGAGAATATGAGTGTGCTAAATGTTTATTTTCCAATGGAAAACGTGACTATATAGTTCAAAAACATATAAAAAAAGAGAATAAACAAGAAATAACTCTTAAAACATATGATAACATTATAAATATTACATTTCCATACATTGGAACATATAATACATATAATGTATGTGGAGTCTATGCATTGTGTGATACATTGAATATAAAACCACAAATAATAGAAAAACAAATGGCTAATTTCCATTTTTCACTTGGAAGAATGGAAGATATGACCTATAATAATAAAACAATAAAAATTGTTTTAACTAAAAATCCTATAGGTCTTAGTGAATCTATAAAATTAATATCCAATGATAATCAGAAAAAATCCATTCTACAAATATTAAATGATAATCCTGCAGATGGACAAGATACATCATGGATTTGGGATGGTGATATGACTATAAAAAATCAGGATACAATATTAAACTACTATTGTAGTGGTATACGAGCGGAAGAAATGGCTTTACGTGTAAAATACACCGAAGTATCAGAGGATAAAATAATTATTAATGATGATTTTAAAAATGCTATTGATACTGCAATAGAAGATGATGTTGATATATTATATGTTCTACCAACATACACTGCTATCTTCAAAACAAGAGATTATATTGAAAAAATAACAAAAGGAGATTAA
- the sucD gene encoding succinate--CoA ligase subunit alpha, whose amino-acid sequence MILLDENTKAVVQGITGKQGRFHTKEMVEYNTNIVAGTSPGKAGQTVDGVPVYNSIEEIKQKHPEVNASIIFIPAPFVKDAAFEAISQLDLVIIITEHLPIHDSMEIVEYAKQHNTTLIGPNTPGIITPGVGKLGIMPTHIFKKGKVGLVSRSGTLTYEVASQISAAGYGLSTAVGVGGDPVTGESFTNILEKFENDPETEQIVMLGEIGGIAEVKAAKYAQENLTKPIISFIAGVSAPLGKRMGHAGAIIEGTDGTAQNKKELLKSYGVHVADIPSDIVTILNEITE is encoded by the coding sequence GTGATATTACTAGATGAGAATACAAAAGCAGTTGTTCAAGGAATCACTGGAAAACAGGGACGTTTTCATACAAAAGAAATGGTGGAATACAATACTAATATTGTAGCAGGAACAAGTCCAGGAAAAGCAGGACAAACAGTTGATGGTGTACCAGTATATAATTCCATTGAGGAAATTAAACAAAAACATCCTGAGGTCAATGCTAGTATTATATTTATACCAGCACCATTTGTAAAAGATGCAGCATTTGAAGCAATAAGTCAATTAGATTTGGTTATTATTATAACAGAACATTTACCAATTCATGATTCAATGGAAATTGTTGAATATGCAAAACAACATAATACTACTTTAATTGGTCCAAATACTCCTGGAATTATAACACCAGGTGTTGGAAAACTTGGAATAATGCCAACACATATATTTAAAAAAGGAAAAGTAGGATTAGTATCTAGAAGTGGAACTTTAACATATGAAGTAGCAAGTCAAATAAGTGCTGCAGGTTATGGTTTAAGTACTGCTGTGGGTGTAGGGGGAGACCCTGTAACTGGTGAAAGTTTTACAAATATCTTAGAAAAATTTGAAAATGATCCAGAAACTGAACAAATTGTTATGTTAGGTGAAATTGGAGGAATAGCTGAAGTAAAAGCTGCAAAATATGCTCAAGAAAACTTAACAAAACCAATAATCTCATTTATTGCAGGAGTATCTGCACCTCTTGGAAAAAGAATGGGGCATGCAGGAGCTATTATTGAAGGAACTGATGGTACTGCTCAAAATAAAAAGGAACTACTTAAAAGTTATGGAGTTCATGTGGCTGATATACCTTCAGATATAGTAACAATACTTAATGAGATTACTGAATAA
- the hmgA gene encoding hydroxymethylglutaryl-CoA reductase (NADPH), with protein sequence MDLTQDEIIEKLDSGEIRIFEIEKYTKTANEAADIRRKYIEIKTGTQLKHISKYSIDMTDTAKKNIENPIGTIQIPVGVVGPIVIDNNEENIETYVPMATTEGALLASVNRGCSVIRRSNGCNVSILSNQMTRAPVLKTKSVHDANKLKKWIEDNFDKIKEVAQSTTNHGKLLKIDPIAIVGRFVYPRFVYETGDSMGMNMVTIATQKALDLIEKENNIHIIALSGNFCVDKKASAVNLIEGRGKSVVAEVIVPKEVVERVLKTTTDAIVEVNYAKNLVGSAIAGSYGYNAHYANMVAAIFLATGQDPAHVVEGSLGITSAENDNGDLYFSVTLPDLPVATVGGGTRLETAVESLNLLNAKGSNKVNRYASIVAGIVLAGELSLVGALAAGHLARAHEELGR encoded by the coding sequence ATGGATTTAACTCAAGATGAAATAATTGAAAAATTAGATTCTGGCGAAATCAGAATATTTGAAATTGAAAAATATACAAAAACAGCAAATGAAGCAGCAGATATACGAAGAAAATATATTGAAATAAAAACAGGCACACAACTTAAACACATATCCAAATATTCTATTGACATGACAGATACTGCTAAGAAAAATATTGAAAATCCTATAGGAACTATTCAAATACCTGTAGGTGTAGTTGGACCTATTGTTATTGATAATAATGAAGAGAATATTGAAACATATGTACCTATGGCAACAACTGAAGGTGCATTACTTGCTAGTGTAAATAGGGGTTGTTCTGTTATAAGACGTTCTAATGGATGTAATGTTTCAATACTTTCAAATCAAATGACAAGAGCTCCTGTTCTTAAAACTAAATCTGTTCATGATGCTAATAAATTGAAAAAATGGATAGAAGATAATTTTGATAAAATAAAAGAAGTTGCACAGTCAACAACAAATCATGGAAAATTACTTAAAATAGATCCAATTGCTATAGTGGGAAGATTTGTATATCCACGTTTTGTATATGAAACTGGAGATAGTATGGGTATGAATATGGTAACTATTGCTACTCAAAAAGCATTAGATCTTATAGAAAAAGAAAATAATATTCATATCATAGCTTTAAGTGGAAATTTCTGTGTAGATAAGAAAGCATCTGCAGTAAATCTTATTGAAGGTCGTGGAAAAAGTGTTGTGGCAGAAGTAATTGTACCTAAAGAAGTTGTTGAAAGAGTACTAAAAACTACAACAGATGCAATTGTTGAAGTAAATTATGCTAAAAACTTAGTAGGCTCTGCAATTGCTGGAAGTTATGGTTATAATGCACATTATGCAAACATGGTGGCAGCAATCTTTTTAGCGACAGGACAAGATCCTGCACATGTGGTAGAGGGAAGTCTTGGTATAACTTCTGCTGAAAATGATAATGGAGATTTATATTTCAGTGTAACTTTACCTGATTTACCAGTTGCAACTGTTGGTGGTGGAACTAGACTTGAAACAGCTGTTGAGTCATTAAATTTACTTAATGCTAAAGGTTCTAATAAAGTCAATAGATATGCATCTATTGTTGCAGGAATTGTACTTGCAGGAGAATTATCATTGGTTGGGGCCTTAGCTGCAGGTCATTTGGCTCGTGCACATGAAGAATTAGGTAGATAA